Within the Saccharopolyspora gloriosae genome, the region GTGTCCGACCACCAAACCGAGCTTGGTCGGGTGTGGGACGAGGTCGTGCTGGAGTTGTCCTCCGGCACGCTGTCACCGCAACAACGCGCTTGGATGCGGGTGACCCGGCCGATCGGCCTACTGGATGGTACGGCATTGCTGGCCGCTCCCAGTGATTTCGCGAAGGAAGCGATCGAACGGGCGCTGCGCGACCCGATCACCGATGCGCTGTCCCGCAGGCTGGGCCGGGAGGTCTCGCTCGCGGTCAAGGTCGACACCGCGGTGCCCGCACCGACCCGGCCGCTGGCCGCGCCGGAGGCCCGCCCCGAAACCCCGGCTCGCACCGGTTCGGAATCCGCGGCCGAGCGGCCCGCCGGATTCGGCATCGCTTACGACTCGTCGCCGTACATCGCGTCCGGTCCCGCCTCCTCTTACTCCGCGCAGTCGCGGCGCCCGGAGGCGTTCGGCTCCGCGCAGAGCGGTTCGATCAGCGGTTCGCTGCCCGCGAAGCAGGTCGGCACGCACTACGCGTCCGAGCCGCAGTACACCCCCGAAACGACGTACTCGTCCGAGACCAAGTACGCGCAGGAAGCCGGGTACGGCTCCGAGGCCCAGTACGCCCCCAAGGCGCAGTACTCCTCCCCTGAGACGCAGTACTCCTCGGAGCCCAAGTACTCGGCAGAAGGACGGTCCGAGCCGGAGCGGTACACCGAACAGTGGCCGACGGCGCACGAGCCCGTCGCCGAGCAGGACGCCGAGGACGAGGTGGAGGAGGAGTCCGCCGAGCAGGAGGACGCCACGTCGACCGAGGCGAACGTGTGGCCGACCTTCGGCCGCGGCCAGCACGCCGAGCAGCACCAGCAGGGCCAGCCGTTCACCGCGCCGAAGCACGCCCCGCCGACCTCGCAGACCCGGTTGAACGCGAAGTACACCTTCGACACGTTCGTCATCGGCGCCTCGAACCGGTTCGCGCACGCGGCCGCGGTGGCCGCTGCGGAAGCGCCGGCCCGTGCCTACAACCCGCTGTTCATCTGGGGCGAGTCCGGGCTGGGCAAGACGCACCTGCTGCACGCGGTGGGGCATTACACGCAGCGGTTGTTCCCCGGGATGCGCGTGCGGTACGTGTCCACGGAGGAGTTCACCAACGACTTCATCAACTCGCTGCGCGACGACCGGCAGGTGGCGTTCCAGCGCCGCTACCGCGATGTGGACGTGCTGCTGGTCGACGACATCCAGTTCTTGGAAGGCAAGGAAGGTACTCAGGAGGAGTTCTTCCACACCTTCAACACGCTGCACAACTCGAACAAGCAGATCGTGGTGTCCTCCGACCGGCCGCCGAAGGGGCTGCGCACGCTGGAGGACCGGCTGCGGACGCGCTTCGAGTGGGGCTTGATCACCGACATCCAGCCGCCTGAGCTGGAGACGCGCATCGCGATTCTGCGCAAGAAGGCCGCGCAGGATCGGATGGCGGCACCGGCGGAGGTGCTGGAGTTCATCGCGGCCCGGATCGAACGCAACATCCGCGAGCTGGAGGGCGCGCTGATCCGGGTGACGGCGTTCGCCTCGTTGAACCGGCAGCCCGTGGACGTGCAGCTCGCGGAGATCGTGCTGCGGGACCTGATCCCCGACTCGCAGACTCCGGAGATCACCGCGCCGACCATCATGGCCGTGACCGCGGAGTACTTCGCGGTGACCATCGACGATCTGTGCGGGCCGGGCAAGACGAAGGCGCTGGCGCAGGCTCGGCAGATCGCGATGTACCTGTGCCGGGAGCTCACCGACTCCTCGCTGCCGAAGATCGGGCAGAGCTTCGGCG harbors:
- the dnaA gene encoding chromosomal replication initiator protein DnaA; this encodes MSDHQTELGRVWDEVVLELSSGTLSPQQRAWMRVTRPIGLLDGTALLAAPSDFAKEAIERALRDPITDALSRRLGREVSLAVKVDTAVPAPTRPLAAPEARPETPARTGSESAAERPAGFGIAYDSSPYIASGPASSYSAQSRRPEAFGSAQSGSISGSLPAKQVGTHYASEPQYTPETTYSSETKYAQEAGYGSEAQYAPKAQYSSPETQYSSEPKYSAEGRSEPERYTEQWPTAHEPVAEQDAEDEVEEESAEQEDATSTEANVWPTFGRGQHAEQHQQGQPFTAPKHAPPTSQTRLNAKYTFDTFVIGASNRFAHAAAVAAAEAPARAYNPLFIWGESGLGKTHLLHAVGHYTQRLFPGMRVRYVSTEEFTNDFINSLRDDRQVAFQRRYRDVDVLLVDDIQFLEGKEGTQEEFFHTFNTLHNSNKQIVVSSDRPPKGLRTLEDRLRTRFEWGLITDIQPPELETRIAILRKKAAQDRMAAPAEVLEFIAARIERNIRELEGALIRVTAFASLNRQPVDVQLAEIVLRDLIPDSQTPEITAPTIMAVTAEYFAVTIDDLCGPGKTKALAQARQIAMYLCRELTDSSLPKIGQSFGGRDHTTVMHADKKIRKEMAERRRVYDQVQELTSRIKQQSRG